From the genome of Anopheles funestus chromosome 2RL, idAnoFuneDA-416_04, whole genome shotgun sequence:
AATCGGCATGCTCGATCGCCATCACACCTGCATCGGCAAACAGCTGTTCCGGGTAGTTGTAGATCAACTGACGGTTGATAAACACGTTGATGTTGTGCGATAGGATTTTGTCCACCTTTTGCTTCATCTTTTCCTTCTCGGCTACCTCCAGTTCGGCAATCTTGGACATCGAGTCGACCTTGATCGATGAACCGAACACCTTGATCTTATCCGTGTCCATGGGTGTGTTGGCGATCagaatgtttgcatttttcaccgttttcGGTTGATGGACACCCGGTTTTTTGTCCAGCAGGAAACCATCGTCCAAGAACGATTCCTCCAAACAACCACCGAGCTTCTTGATGCGCTGAATGGCTGTCAGTGAACCCGATCCCTTCAGACGCAACACCGCATCGACAGCCAGCTTTGCGAATTGTTCCTTGTGTTGGGACAAAATTTTGGAGCTCAGTGTCGTGCGGGCAATGTTCAGCAAATCCTCCCGGAAGCGTTCCTGGTTGGCTGAATTATCGGCAGCAGCACCCTGCAGCGCAGTACGGGCCACTTCCGTTGCCTGACGCCATCCAGCCACAATGGTCTGTGGGTGGAGCTTCTGTTCCACCAGCTTCTCCGCCTCCCGTATCAGCTCGGCGGCGAACACCGTGACGGATGTGGTACCATCGCCGACCTCGTCATCCTGTACTCGTGACATATCGACGAGAATTTTCGCTGCCGGATTGTCGACTCCGACCGCCCTCAGAATCGTTGCCCCATCGTTCGTTACCTCTATCTGTCCCGCATTGCGACCATTTGCGACGAGTATCTTGTCCATACCCTTCGGACCGAGGGTGCTTTTCACGAGGTCACCGATGGCGATAGCGCCGACAAACGACGACAGGCGGGCAATTTCACCCTTTTCCTCCTCGGCTTCATGTTTCAGAATGCGAACGGGATTGAGAGACACCATTGTACGAGCAGGAAAATTACAGCCGGAATTTGCAGGAAAACACGCTTCTTCGTCTGAATCACAAGGGGTtgtggtgaaagaaaaaaagcgagaaaagCAATGCGGCGAATTTGACAGCAAACGTCAACAGTGACCTGTGAAGTTTTCGAGCGGATATGATAAACGCAGCGAATAGGTTCGAAAAATTCGAACCGATGCACAATGGTAATGTTTGAATTGTGATGGAAAAGACGTTACTTTTGAATATAGTATCATCTCGATACAATTCTTGCACCATGTAATTGAAACATAATATGttatctaaaaataaaataaaaatattataaaaaggtattaaaacgttttcaaaaagaaaaactatttcAGCAATCTTATTTTTGCTGGATCAAACTCGCAAAGTTTTTACTtaaattgatataaatttgtaaattcatttaaattaatattctgGAGATATCAATGCTTAGTTaacttaatttaaataaatgcaGACGTATTAGCTACTGGATGTTAATGATTGTGTTCTTCTACTTCTTGTGCATGGTCCGGTACCTCAGTTTCCCATAAATTTCACTTGACGAAGCAGTTGTGATTGTTGTTCATTAGCCACcgataataaataacaaacacaacataatGTTATTACACAGCGTTTAAGACAGAAAGCTGATCCAGAAGAAATGCCATACGCCAGCATaggtgtgttatttttaatttcaagaaAACATGATGTCATGGAGCCGCCTGGTACTCTGTACGTATGACCTAactcactctttctctctttctcttcttggtttaatgacctctaaggtcatgctgGTAATTTCTGGCTTACCAGACTTATTTTCACCACGAAGCCGGATAGATACTACGGGAGcccgatccggatgggattttataCCCGGTCGTGTAGTGTGGAACTGACGCCGTACATGGCCACTAGGCTGCTCCATGACCTAAATTTGatgctaattaattaattgtcaAGATTTTTCTGGATGAACGAcaggttttaaaaataatttatgaaatacaCTAATTGATAATATTCACAGGAAAAGAATGACAGTTTTGTAGAttaaagaaattttgtttccatATTTATGTATGTACGGTAATCAATGGAATTTACATAGCATTTACTCCTGTATCAATCTTCAAATACTAAACAGGAAATGAAGCTCTTCTTGTTGCTTTACATTTGCAAATGAAGATTGAAAgcttttcataaatttaaaaaaaaagttaaaaccaTGATTGAATTACACAAACGGTCCACGTCAGGAATTACAGATTAAATGTGAAGTACAATGAATATCTATTCCAAGAGAAAGTGTCACTTTCGGGAATATGTTAGTATGCTCAACaaataatttgatattttgaGCTGCTCCAGACgtgcaaaagtgtttgttgCTATTGCTATATGGaccaacaaaatgaaataaagtcGAAGAAGTTCCGATTTGCATAATAGCTTTATTTAATAGAGATCAGAATAAACCTGAGGGatgataattttgtttcacCACACTGCTGACTGCTGAGAGAACACCATATCCTTGTGACGGAGCAAAGTATTCAGATGGCTTGCTCCACTCTAGCGTTTGGTGAGTTAAATCTATCATGCCATGTCAAAACGTTCGGCTGAATCTAATTTGTCAATGATACGGAACATGATAGGAATGAATAAAACGTTTTAAACCCACAGCAGGACTTCCAGAAACGTTAAAAATTGTCGTGAAATGTTGCAGCTTCTTAGTATCGGACTTACATGTAAGCCTAGGTGCAATACTACATTCCAGGCTGGAGTAAACAAagataaatattgtaaaaaaattgagaTAAAAATCAAGAATCTTTCCAATCATTGTCAAAACAATTATGTATGCAGTAGTCATACTTATCTATTGGTCTCTGTACAGTATTCGGTTGGATTTTCGTAGACAACCTGTAGTGATTATTGAAACCACAACAACGACCGATATATGAATTGACCACGAGGTGCCCATGGAATCATTTTAATATGCAACCGCAACCGTACCAAATTGTTCCCCAACATTCAATGTCCTAAACGATtttgaacggtttttttttggtttttattttacaccgtTGGAGTTCACCGCTAGTGAAATGGTTCCCTTTTGGATAACTTTGCAAACGACGACATTTGCAATATCTATAaagcaatttatttcaatacgtAAACGGCGATTGTTTTTCGTCGTCCTCGTTGATACCGTtcgtacatttttgtttgtcgtttttttgtaataacatGTACAGTTTACAATTGAACTCCAGTTCCggttgaatgtgttttgtcGTCGCATGGTACCAATCGgaattcagttttttttaataccatTTTCATCCCCTGGTAATGCAAACCAATCCCGAAACCAATCGGATCGaatgtgttttgctgttgttttttttttctgtgagcATTTAATACTCTGCACTGCGTGTGATACATCGAACATCGAAATGATTGTAGACCCACATGGGAATTGATGCGTGGGTTTTTCAAGGCAAAGGTTTTCAATTTGCTCTATCCAATCCGCCAAAAGCTTTGTTGGTTTCAATAACGTTTTTGTTAAGCTGATGATATGCGTTATGTGAGTTAtagtgccttttttgttggaatatTTCTTGCTTTTTACATTGTATGTTCAACGACCTGGAGAAACCCAATATGTGTATGTGGTAGCGGCGCCGGTCCAACACGATGAGACCGAGTAACAACTGCCATCTGGACCTTAATCTCGTACGTAGGACTAACTGTCCTGTTACGGGTAAATATAACCAAAGAACCCCACAAACTGTTGGCCAAGATCTTGCGACTATTGTGATAAGAAGAATTTATAAAGCTACAACGAAACCAAGAATTTTTGACACGTtagtaatttttaattcttaataataataaattcgtttataataataattctaTGCAgtctttaattttgttttatcttgttAAACAGTACACATTTATCGAAACCAAATAAATTTccgttttattgatttttttatattattaaattatttttacttttgagTAACTTTAGTTTacgtacacttttttttagccATACAGGTGAAATGCAGTCAATGTTTCTATTGGGTCTTAAGCAATGATGGATCAAGCGGTCGGTGCCTTTATGAGGATGGTAGTTGGGACCCTTGGACTATGCAGAACGACTGATCTGCCAACTGAAACTGGCGATCTTGTGAGAGCATCAAACGCCATCCGCGTCAAATCCGGGAGCATCAAATCAAATATCCGCGAGGACTGTTTATATCACGACGGATGAGAAAACAAGTAGTTGATAGCTGTTCTTAAGTCCTGTtcttactaaaaaaaaaaaaaatacattttaactATTAGTCTTTTTAGGCTTTTCTTAAGAACAAATAGAGTAAtcaaagttttggataggcaCTTTAGAGATTCCAGatagaaacatttaaaatttggaaaattctAAAGAAAAGATTCTTCGaaggaaataaatgaatttattgatAGATGTGTGAATACAaagaattttctatttttttctggAGTGGAAAACCGAATGATATACACTTAATTAAAATAGAAGGATATCCACAAAAGTTACCTTTATCCAAAATTTAGCTACTCCCTTACATTATCATATTTCAgtcgaaacaaaaacccctcaATATGCCTTGAAAGTGTCCGATCTTTAGATGTCATTTAATTCAACGAACATTCTGTCAATCGCTAgccgaatgtgaaaaatcgagtttTTCACCGGGTAAggtggaaatggtttttcCATTTAATATTCATAATTCCACTGGGTTACCCGCATCCTGTACATTCTGGAAACCGAGTGACTGACCCGCCCAACTACCATTGGGAAGCATCGGAGATGCCACTACACTGGTTGATTGGTTGATTTCCAGGACATGGCAATATGTTTATGGAACTCTTATGCCCGATTCAACGAAAAGCGATAAACGTTTTCATCCTTGTgcgccacaaaaaaaaaacaaggcaacATAAGAAAACCCTGCAGTCTTCAGCAGAAAAGTTGCTTACATTGGAAAGACAACCTGGCACATCCCTTGCTTGTTCATTCgcaatcgcaaaaaaaagggttctcAACGTTCCATTTGCATCAGTTGGCCGCACTGCGGGGAATACACTCCAATGATTGGCAGGGGACAGTTTTCTTTATCGCGCCGTGACAACGTGTGGGTTCGATATGTTTGTATCGTGTTCGCAAACCTTAGCACGATGAGCGTGGCCCCGAGAGACAAAACGAGTGGCGCGTtggagtcataaaaaatatgGACCTTTTGGTTCGCAGCAGTTTGGTTGATCTGTTTCTTTGTGCTGAAACTCAAGCGTGGCGTAGAGCAACACGAATGAATTATGAATCCATCAACTGTTTCAACCTTTTACGGTTAGGAACCCCAAGCTCCAATAAATTGAAATCGTGTCAAACGTTTGATGACGAAACTGGCCGGCAAAAGGATTACGACTATCATAATTCGAATCTAAATCGAGCATACCGTGTTCAATCCTCACATCCTTCGAAAAGGATATCTTTCAAGATTGGAAATAAAGTAATGATGTTGTGACCGAGCCACTGAAGCTGAAGGCAAATTTGATTGGTTTTGATGCTTGATTGAACGTATACACAAGGGCAGAAGATTGATATTCGCATTTTATATGATCAAGTCCTTACTTTTCAGTCGTTCGCAATATTCTGCCACGCTGCGCCAATGTGTCATAACTCCTTCGGGTCTTTTGAGAATATGAATACGAAAGCATATGAGTATTGGCGAGCGTCTTGAACGTCTTGATATGCCAACTGTCCATCAACTGGGAAACATATCACCAACCCGTAACCTTCTTGCGTGACGTGTGTTTgagttgtgtatgtgtttacaTATTTATGGAGGACATCATTTGAGaagatatctttttttttctctcccccttTTTCCCGGGAGATTTTACACATTGAAGCGTTGTGGTCATAAAATTGCAACTTTGTAAAAAATGATCAGTAGAAACCAATCTGCTAATTGGTAACCTATGATTCGTCAGAGTTTCTTTCGGTTGTCTTTCAATTAGTAGGGTCACGAGGggggttattttttatttatttttatttatattacatGAATACGGCTTTAGCGTTACTGTCAACCACAGAGGGCtgaagtaattacaattttcacaagacattttctccttgtactttgccttatcccgggcatactcggtcaCAAGTGgggttaaatgtttaaaatattcgcTAAGCGGTTGGAAAGTTGTTATGCGACTCTCAAGTAATCGTTGAAACTAGACTCTTTTTTCCATTAAGACGGTCAGGCCGTATGACTTATAAACTATACTAAGAAACTAATTAACTTTTACATATGCTAAGCTTTGTTGAGTGACATTTCCTACTCTCAACAACGGAATACACCTTATGTTTCGTTCTGATTGCATCGTTGGCAGGACCTTAATGCCAGGtcagtttgttgtttgttatcgGTTGGTCTTCTTCGTTCTTCGTCGGCGAAAGAAGAAGGGATCACAGGGTGATTCCGCTCACTTTGGCGAAGACGAACAGAATCCGCGCGTAATCGTAGTCCCTCTGCCCCAGAATGTCGCGCAACTGCACAGCAGAGGTTTTTCCTAATGCCCGAATGACAGAAAGAAGTCTGGGACTTGCCACAGACAATTCATGACATGATCACAGGTTGTGGTCAATGTAATGAAACCCGTTGTTAGAGTTACCAAACTTGCAGTCGGACATGCCTATGCGTTGAAGGTGCGCATAATGATTCGACATAAGTCTGGACATCACACGGGTGAATGCGCGCTCTACCGAGAGCCAATGAAACCTGGGACGCCAGGATACTTGTGGCGATATAGAATATAGGAACCTCCCGAGATCATCCCCATCCCACATGCTCTACCAACGAGCCTTACATAGCTACTGtggagtgcaaagaaactctTCGGGGAGTTGCAGTCTCTCTCAAGAAAGCTTTCCTCGAAGGTACCTCCTTTGGCTAAGAGATCTGCTTGTGGGAATCCGGGCATATCCCAATACGCATTCGAAACGCCTTGTCAAACATAGAGCTCAAGGTATCCAAGATCTTGCGAGTGAAGTAATCGGAGACTAGAGACTCTTATGgactcaaataaaaaaaagattattagTACATACTATCATATTCAAATGGATTCATGATTGGAAGTCTCATCGGAGATGGTGAGTCAAATCTACATTAAAGTGGGTTccaatgtaaaaataaatagtatATAACCTCTAAAATATGTCTCCGAGCAAATAAgagcaagaaagaaagaaaatctcTAACTGGAATGACATGTAGCACATACCACTTGTATGCGAGTTTTATTTAACCCAAGAGACAAAGAAACAATATCAACTAACAttccaattaaaataaaattagctCCCTTTACACGCGAACAAAACCATAgaattgtaaaattatttccattgTAAACTTCCAAATTAACCTTTGAGCAGTAATAAAAGCATTCAAACTTGTTCTGGTTGTTGTTGAAACTTTCATCTTTGTTTTTATCATTCGTTTGTCAGTTCGTATCGTCTTTCGTATTCAGTAAAAGCTGAAGTTCCTCGATGTGGTTTGGCAAAACATTTCAAGCCTAGGGAATACAGTTACGCCACGCCAACATCTCAATGCACTCGTGGGATCTTAGCGAAgaaaacttttgctttgttttctaaCGATCCTTTTCTCTTCCGGCAAGATGTTTGCAGTACAATATACCTTTAACTAAAGATGTGATTACTCCTTAAGTCGTGTTCGCtaacaaaaacccaaccacTCCAGTGGGGATGCAG
Proteins encoded in this window:
- the LOC125762528 gene encoding T-complex protein 1 subunit beta, producing MVSLNPVRILKHEAEEEKGEIARLSSFVGAIAIGDLVKSTLGPKGMDKILVANGRNAGQIEVTNDGATILRAVGVDNPAAKILVDMSRVQDDEVGDGTTSVTVFAAELIREAEKLVEQKLHPQTIVAGWRQATEVARTALQGAAADNSANQERFREDLLNIARTTLSSKILSQHKEQFAKLAVDAVLRLKGSGSLTAIQRIKKLGGCLEESFLDDGFLLDKKPGVHQPKTVKNANILIANTPMDTDKIKVFGSSIKVDSMSKIAELEVAEKEKMKQKVDKILSHNINVFINRQLIYNYPEQLFADAGVMAIEHADFDGIERLALVTGGEIVSTFDNPDLVKLGKCDLIEQVMIGEDTLLRFSGVPLGEACTVVIRGATQQIIDEAERSLHDALCVLAATVKESRVVYGGGCSETLMATAVFKLAAETAGKEAMAIESFGRALMQLPTIIADNAGYDSAQLVSELRAAHSQGKHTMGLDMNNGKVGCMKELGITESFAVKRQVVMSAAEAAEMILRVDNILKSAPRRRVPDRGYC